One genomic window of Actinoplanes lobatus includes the following:
- a CDS encoding cation:proton antiporter, with protein MLGRLGRRVGMSPIPLYLLAGVAFGQGGLIPLSASEEFIAVGAQIGVILLLVMLGLEYSADELVGNLRTAAPAGLIDMLLNALPGAAFALLLGWGWEAALVLAGITWVSSSGVIAKVLSDLGRVGNRETPTILSVLVIEDLAMAFYLPVVTAVLAGLSLANGLSTLGVAVVTVVAVLVVAIRYGGEISRFISVKDPEALLLSVLGLTLFIAGVAGELKVSEAVGAFLVGIAISGPVAHHATQILSPLRDLFAAVFFVFFGLSTDPADMPPVLLPALGLAVLTMLTKVLTGYLAAGRVGIALPGRIRAGLALMPRGEFSVVIAGLAVAYGVDARLAPLATAYVLITVVTGPLLARLSDYGWFKEWVRKRMAAQRAVQKPLPSPE; from the coding sequence ATGCTCGGCCGGCTGGGCCGCCGGGTCGGCATGTCCCCGATTCCGCTCTATCTGCTGGCCGGTGTGGCGTTCGGTCAGGGCGGGCTGATCCCGCTCTCGGCGAGCGAGGAGTTCATCGCGGTCGGCGCCCAGATCGGCGTGATCCTGCTCCTGGTCATGCTCGGTCTGGAGTACTCGGCCGACGAGCTGGTGGGCAACCTGCGGACGGCGGCGCCGGCCGGTCTCATCGACATGCTGCTGAACGCCCTGCCCGGAGCGGCGTTCGCACTGCTGCTCGGCTGGGGCTGGGAGGCGGCGCTGGTGCTGGCCGGCATCACCTGGGTGTCCTCGTCCGGCGTGATCGCGAAGGTGCTGAGCGATCTCGGCCGGGTCGGTAACCGGGAGACCCCGACGATCCTGTCGGTGCTGGTCATCGAGGACCTGGCGATGGCCTTCTACCTGCCGGTGGTGACCGCCGTGCTGGCCGGCCTGAGCCTGGCCAACGGCCTGAGCACGCTCGGGGTCGCGGTGGTCACGGTGGTCGCCGTCCTGGTCGTGGCGATTCGGTACGGCGGTGAGATCAGCCGGTTCATATCGGTGAAGGATCCGGAGGCCCTGCTGCTCAGCGTCCTCGGTCTGACGCTCTTCATCGCCGGGGTGGCCGGCGAGCTGAAGGTCTCCGAGGCGGTCGGCGCGTTCCTGGTCGGCATCGCCATCTCCGGGCCGGTGGCGCACCACGCCACCCAGATCCTGTCCCCGCTGCGCGACCTGTTCGCCGCGGTGTTCTTCGTCTTCTTCGGACTCTCCACGGACCCGGCCGACATGCCACCGGTGCTGCTTCCGGCGCTCGGGCTGGCCGTGCTGACGATGCTGACCAAGGTGCTGACCGGATATCTGGCGGCCGGCCGGGTGGGCATCGCGCTGCCGGGCCGGATCCGGGCCGGGCTGGCGCTGATGCCCCGTGGTGAGTTCTCGGTGGTGATCGCCGGCCTCGCGGTCGCGTACGGCGTCGATGCCCGGCTCGCACCACTCGCCACGGCTTATGTACTGATCACGGTGGTTACCGGGCCGTTGTTGGCACGTCTGTCCGATTACGGCTGGTTCAAGGAGTGGGTGCGCAAGCGGATGGCGGCTCAGCGGGCCGTTCAGAAACCGCTGCCATCCCCGGAGTGA
- a CDS encoding cation:proton antiporter regulatory subunit, with the protein MRVRVEQTPLPGIGVRHDLITSSGRTVGVVSHRNGRRDLVLYDVDDPDSSLASIPLTDDEAEALADVLGASLMLGQLAGLRQQAAGLLTEQIALPAGSPFVGRKLGDTRARSRTSASIVAVLRDREVIASPGPSFRFEANDMVVAVGTRHGLDGVTAILAGDDGG; encoded by the coding sequence GTGCGCGTACGGGTGGAACAGACTCCGCTGCCGGGAATCGGCGTCCGCCATGACCTGATCACCTCGTCGGGCCGGACGGTAGGGGTGGTCTCCCACCGCAACGGCCGCCGCGACCTGGTGCTGTACGACGTGGACGACCCCGACTCCAGCCTGGCGTCGATACCTCTCACCGACGACGAGGCCGAAGCCCTCGCCGACGTGCTCGGCGCCTCGCTGATGCTGGGCCAGCTGGCCGGCCTGCGACAGCAGGCGGCCGGCCTGCTCACCGAGCAGATCGCGCTGCCGGCCGGCTCCCCGTTCGTCGGGCGGAAACTGGGCGACACCCGCGCCCGTAGCCGGACCAGCGCTTCGATAGTGGCCGTGCTGCGCGATCGCGAGGTGATCGCCTCGCCCGGCCCGTCGTTCCGGTTCGAGGCGAACGACATGGTGGTCGCGGTCGGGACACGGCACGGCCTGGACGGCGTCACCGCCATCCTGGCCGGCGACGACGGCGGCTGA
- a CDS encoding sugar efflux transporter has product MKVSFRLSRRLLPLGMVFLTSGIATAVVGPFLGLFLSTEVHAGPVQTATFLVVASLSGVAVSSAIGRASDRFPIRRALLIAAALAGFAASGLTAFIRDYWILLAVTATVTAASGALYPQSFAYARQVLQRDDPGRTALGISTLRTVFSIAWVGGPSMAALLLDTGDFRHVYGAAALLYLLAALIAVRFLPGVEAPSAPRERKAEPPARAPRVLWPILCGFALLQTTMVLGGQVMPLFLSTELNGSVRDAGLLFGLCAALEIPLMLGFGVLSTRVPLRRIILGGTACAVAYQLVVVTSSSVGTLVAAQIPNALFIAATSGLGITYVQDLMPEQPGRATTLFTNSFPIGQVLAAPLFGLSQQYGFRLAFGINLALSAIGLVLLFLARSHRRTTEPSVRPVTDAAHPAEG; this is encoded by the coding sequence GTGAAGGTTTCCTTCCGGTTGTCCCGTCGTCTCCTCCCTCTCGGCATGGTCTTTCTGACCTCGGGCATCGCCACCGCGGTGGTCGGGCCCTTCCTCGGCCTCTTCCTCAGCACCGAGGTGCACGCCGGACCGGTCCAGACCGCCACGTTCCTGGTCGTCGCCTCGCTGTCCGGGGTGGCGGTGTCGTCGGCCATCGGGCGCGCCTCGGACCGCTTCCCGATCCGCCGCGCGCTGCTCATCGCGGCCGCGCTGGCCGGCTTCGCCGCCAGCGGGCTGACCGCCTTCATCCGGGACTACTGGATTCTGCTCGCGGTCACCGCGACGGTCACGGCCGCGTCCGGGGCGCTCTATCCACAATCCTTCGCGTACGCCCGTCAAGTGCTGCAACGAGATGATCCGGGCCGGACCGCCCTCGGGATCAGCACACTGCGTACCGTCTTCTCGATCGCCTGGGTGGGCGGCCCGTCCATGGCCGCCCTGCTGCTCGACACCGGCGACTTCCGCCACGTCTACGGCGCGGCCGCCCTCCTCTATCTGCTCGCCGCCCTGATCGCGGTCCGCTTCCTGCCCGGCGTGGAGGCCCCGTCCGCACCGCGGGAGAGGAAGGCCGAGCCGCCCGCCCGCGCGCCCCGGGTGCTGTGGCCGATCCTGTGCGGCTTCGCCCTGCTCCAGACCACCATGGTGCTGGGCGGTCAGGTCATGCCGCTGTTCCTGAGCACCGAACTGAACGGCTCGGTCCGCGACGCCGGCCTGCTCTTCGGCCTGTGCGCCGCCCTGGAGATCCCGCTCATGCTGGGCTTCGGGGTCCTGTCCACCCGCGTCCCGCTGCGCCGGATCATCCTCGGCGGGACGGCGTGCGCGGTCGCGTACCAGCTCGTCGTGGTCACCTCGTCGTCGGTCGGGACGCTGGTCGCGGCCCAGATCCCGAACGCGCTCTTCATCGCCGCGACGTCCGGGCTCGGCATCACCTACGTACAGGATCTGATGCCGGAGCAGCCGGGACGGGCCACCACACTGTTCACCAACAGCTTCCCGATCGGGCAGGTCCTGGCGGCGCCGCTCTTCGGCCTGTCCCAGCAGTACGGTTTCCGCCTGGCCTTCGGGATCAACCTGGCGCTCAGTGCGATCGGCCTCGTCCTGCTGTTCCTGGCCCGGTCGCACCGAAGGACGACGGAGCCGTCGGTTCGTCCGGTCACCGACGCGGCACACCCGGCTGAGGGCTAA
- the clpB gene encoding ATP-dependent chaperone ClpB, with protein MNTERLTTKSREVITSAVADAGRRGHATVEPWHMLQALLDTGGSTATALLRAVGANPADIRRAAVRVIEQLPSARGASTVEPGLAREFVNAIGSAELIAKPLGDEYVSTEHLLAGLARVGGAVSQVLKAAGATEEALVAAFPQVRGGDRRVTTADPEQTYKSLEKYSVDLTALAREGKIDPVIGRDAEIRRVVQVLSRRTKNNPVLIGEPGVGKTAIVEGLAQRIVAGDVPETLRDKKLVSLDLGAMVAGAQYRGQFEERLKSVLEEIRSSNGQVVTFLDELHTVVGAGKGEGSMDAGNMLKPMLARGELRMVGATTLDEYREHIEKDPALERRFQPVVVGEPTVEDTIGILRGLKGRYEAHHRVQITDAALVAAASLSDRYISDRFLPDKAIDLIDEAASRLRMEIDSRPVELDQLQRQVDRMRVERLALEKETDPASRARLERLIADLADREEDLTALNARWERERGGLNRVGELKKQLDEARAAQERAQRDGELLAASRLLYEVIPALEKEIQAAADSEEESPEPPMVKDEVGADDIAEVVSSWTGIPAGRMMEGETAKLLRMEESLAAKVIGQREAIAAVSGAVRRARAGIADPDRPTGSFLFLGPTGVGKTELVKALAGFLFDDERAMVRIDMSEYGEKHSVARLVGAPPGYVGYEEGGQLTEAVRRRPYSVVLLDEVEKAHPDVFDVLLQVLDDGRLTDGQGRTVDFRNAILVLTSNLGSATADFTMSDEERHDEVLAAVRAHFKPEFLNRLDDIVVFHALTKDDLTAIVDIQLARLRARLAERRLELVVAPGAVDWLGEHGYDPIYGARPLRRLVQSSIGDLLAKALLSGGIRDGDTVVVELSESKDGLSVRRGL; from the coding sequence ATGAACACCGAACGCTTGACCACGAAGAGTCGCGAAGTGATCACCTCCGCGGTCGCGGACGCCGGTCGCCGCGGGCACGCCACGGTCGAGCCCTGGCACATGTTGCAGGCGCTGCTCGACACCGGTGGCTCCACCGCCACCGCGCTGTTGCGGGCCGTCGGCGCCAACCCGGCCGACATCCGCCGGGCCGCGGTGCGGGTGATCGAGCAGCTGCCGTCCGCGCGCGGCGCGAGCACCGTCGAGCCCGGTCTGGCCCGGGAATTCGTCAACGCGATCGGCTCGGCCGAACTCATCGCCAAGCCCCTCGGCGATGAGTATGTGTCCACCGAGCACCTGCTGGCCGGCCTGGCCCGGGTCGGTGGCGCGGTGTCGCAGGTGCTCAAGGCGGCCGGCGCCACCGAGGAGGCGCTGGTCGCCGCGTTCCCGCAGGTGCGTGGCGGGGATCGGCGGGTCACCACGGCCGATCCGGAGCAGACCTACAAGTCCCTGGAGAAGTACAGCGTCGACCTCACCGCGCTGGCCCGGGAGGGAAAGATCGACCCGGTGATCGGCCGGGACGCCGAGATCCGCCGGGTCGTCCAGGTGCTGTCCCGCCGGACCAAGAACAATCCGGTGCTGATCGGCGAGCCGGGCGTCGGCAAGACCGCGATCGTCGAGGGCCTGGCCCAGCGCATCGTGGCCGGCGACGTCCCGGAGACGCTGCGCGACAAGAAGCTGGTCTCGCTCGACCTCGGCGCCATGGTCGCCGGCGCTCAGTACCGCGGCCAGTTCGAGGAGCGCCTGAAGAGCGTGCTCGAGGAGATCCGCAGCTCCAACGGGCAGGTCGTCACGTTCCTCGACGAGCTGCACACGGTCGTCGGCGCCGGTAAGGGCGAGGGCTCGATGGACGCCGGCAACATGCTCAAGCCGATGCTGGCCCGTGGTGAGCTGCGCATGGTCGGCGCCACCACGCTGGACGAGTACCGGGAACACATCGAGAAGGACCCGGCCCTGGAGCGCCGGTTCCAGCCGGTCGTCGTCGGTGAGCCCACCGTCGAGGACACCATCGGCATCCTGCGCGGTCTCAAGGGCCGTTACGAGGCGCACCACCGCGTGCAGATCACCGACGCCGCCCTGGTCGCGGCGGCCAGCCTCTCCGACCGCTACATCAGCGACCGGTTCCTGCCGGACAAGGCGATCGACCTGATCGACGAGGCCGCCTCCCGGTTGCGGATGGAGATCGACTCCCGTCCCGTCGAGCTGGACCAGCTCCAGCGTCAGGTCGACCGGATGCGGGTGGAGCGGCTCGCCCTGGAGAAGGAGACCGACCCGGCGTCGAGGGCCCGGTTGGAGCGCCTGATCGCCGACCTGGCCGACCGCGAGGAGGACCTGACCGCCCTCAACGCGCGGTGGGAGCGGGAGCGCGGCGGGCTGAACCGGGTGGGTGAGCTGAAGAAGCAGCTCGACGAGGCCCGGGCCGCGCAGGAGCGGGCCCAGCGCGACGGCGAGTTGCTCGCGGCGTCCCGGCTGCTCTACGAGGTGATCCCGGCTCTGGAGAAGGAGATCCAGGCGGCGGCCGACTCCGAGGAGGAGAGCCCCGAACCGCCGATGGTCAAGGACGAGGTCGGCGCCGACGACATCGCCGAGGTCGTCTCCTCGTGGACCGGCATCCCGGCCGGCCGGATGATGGAGGGCGAGACCGCCAAGCTGCTGCGCATGGAGGAGTCGCTCGCCGCCAAGGTGATCGGCCAGCGCGAGGCGATCGCGGCGGTGTCCGGTGCGGTGCGCCGGGCCCGGGCCGGGATCGCCGACCCGGACCGGCCGACCGGCAGCTTCCTCTTCCTCGGTCCCACCGGTGTCGGCAAGACCGAGCTGGTGAAGGCGCTGGCCGGGTTCCTCTTCGACGACGAGCGGGCCATGGTCCGCATCGACATGAGCGAGTACGGCGAGAAGCACTCGGTGGCCCGTCTGGTCGGCGCCCCGCCCGGCTACGTGGGCTATGAGGAGGGTGGCCAGCTCACCGAGGCGGTGCGGCGCCGGCCGTACAGCGTGGTCCTGCTGGACGAGGTGGAGAAGGCCCACCCCGACGTCTTCGACGTGCTGCTCCAGGTGCTCGACGACGGCCGGCTCACCGACGGCCAGGGACGTACGGTCGACTTCCGCAACGCCATCCTGGTGCTGACGTCGAACCTCGGCTCGGCGACCGCCGACTTCACGATGAGCGACGAGGAGCGCCACGACGAGGTGCTGGCCGCGGTCCGGGCGCACTTCAAGCCCGAGTTCCTGAACCGGCTGGACGACATCGTGGTCTTCCACGCCCTCACCAAGGACGACCTGACCGCGATCGTCGACATCCAGCTGGCCCGGCTGCGGGCCCGGCTGGCCGAGCGGCGCCTCGAGCTCGTGGTCGCCCCCGGCGCGGTGGACTGGCTGGGCGAGCATGGGTACGACCCGATCTACGGCGCCCGGCCGCTGCGCCGGCTGGTCCAGTCCTCGATCGGCGACCTGCTGGCCAAGGCGCTGCTGTCCGGCGGGATCCGGGACGGGGACACCGTGGTGGTCGAGCTGAGCGAGAGCAAGGACGGCCTGTCGGTCCGGCGCGGCCTCTGA
- a CDS encoding ArsR/SmtB family transcription factor yields MEIVGTALAEMTMPQISPLAGEPIERADAERLAGVLKALADPARLRLLSLIQSATDGEACVCDLTAPLGLSQPTVSHHLRILTEAGLLEREKRGVWAYYRLVPTAIATIADLLTPPRKRATKKAR; encoded by the coding sequence ATGGAGATCGTGGGAACTGCGTTGGCGGAAATGACGATGCCTCAGATCTCGCCGCTTGCCGGCGAGCCTATTGAACGCGCTGACGCTGAGCGCCTGGCGGGAGTGCTCAAGGCGCTCGCCGACCCGGCTCGGCTACGGCTGTTGAGCCTTATCCAGTCCGCCACGGATGGTGAGGCGTGCGTCTGCGACCTGACGGCCCCCCTGGGCCTTTCGCAGCCGACCGTGAGTCACCACCTGCGGATCCTGACGGAGGCGGGTCTGCTGGAGCGTGAGAAGCGTGGTGTGTGGGCGTACTACCGGCTGGTGCCGACCGCTATCGCCACCATCGCGGACCTGCTGACCCCGCCGCGGAAGCGGGCCACCAAGAAGGCCCGCTGA
- a CDS encoding class II aldolase/adducin family protein, whose translation MNYVPGDLRDQLAHVGYDVVQAGLVCGSGGNLSARIPDEDAIWVTASGSWLDRLSRSTFVPVRISDAAPAVVGAIPPARIEPTSELALHLALYRARPDINAVVHLHPQTALLLDALGEHIRIVTTDHAYYVRRVSTVPFRLPGSTELAALTAAMAADGTDCLVLSQHGCVVMGDSVELAHKRARNLEEAASLTYRALTAGRLEDLRECPEEFLERLSGSTAVTV comes from the coding sequence GTGAACTACGTCCCCGGTGACCTGCGTGATCAACTCGCGCATGTGGGTTACGACGTGGTGCAGGCCGGCCTCGTGTGTGGATCGGGCGGCAATCTGTCCGCCCGCATTCCCGACGAGGACGCCATCTGGGTCACCGCGAGTGGATCCTGGCTGGACCGGCTGAGCCGGAGCACCTTCGTGCCGGTGCGGATCTCCGACGCGGCGCCCGCCGTCGTCGGCGCCATACCGCCGGCACGGATCGAGCCGACCAGTGAGCTGGCGCTGCACCTCGCGCTCTACCGGGCACGGCCGGACATCAACGCGGTGGTTCATCTCCACCCGCAGACGGCTCTGCTGCTGGACGCCCTGGGCGAGCACATCCGGATCGTGACCACCGACCACGCGTACTACGTGCGGCGGGTGTCGACCGTGCCGTTCCGGCTTCCGGGCAGCACCGAGCTGGCCGCGCTGACCGCGGCGATGGCCGCCGACGGCACCGACTGCCTGGTGCTCAGCCAGCACGGGTGCGTGGTGATGGGCGACTCCGTGGAACTCGCCCACAAACGGGCACGCAATCTGGAGGAGGCGGCGTCGCTCACGTACCGGGCGCTCACCGCGGGCCGGCTGGAGGACCTTCGGGAGTGCCCGGAGGAGTTCCTGGAGCGGCTCTCCGGATCCACCGCCGTAACGGTGTAG
- a CDS encoding DedA family protein: MDIHALTEQLALNPMDPKDLLSAFGLPGVLAILFAETGLLAGFFFPGDSLLFLAGVAASSVADSIFGPGAKLSIVGLLIGAPVCAVIGAQLGHWLGAKYGRRMFDKPDSKLFKREYVEKAEYYFEKFGPAKAVVLARFIPIVRTFLNPVAGTLGMPARQFLVWNIVGAILWTDGIILLGYLLAQQIYDTIGDQIDHYILPVVVLIVLISVLPIGIEILRERKAKKKGLHKGPEPAAAIGVVAAASVAGMADAARHEFQDFQEHHHQAPQQPAYPQQAQPQAHPNQQAYGQPAYPQPQPQYPPQQYGQQQPYGDQQQWPPRN, translated from the coding sequence GTGGACATCCATGCGCTCACGGAGCAGCTCGCGCTGAACCCGATGGACCCGAAGGACCTGCTCAGTGCCTTCGGGTTGCCGGGTGTCTTGGCCATTCTCTTCGCGGAGACCGGCCTGCTGGCCGGCTTCTTCTTCCCCGGTGACTCCCTGTTGTTCCTGGCGGGCGTCGCGGCCTCCTCGGTGGCCGACTCGATCTTCGGTCCGGGCGCGAAGCTGTCCATCGTCGGGCTGCTGATCGGCGCCCCGGTCTGTGCCGTCATCGGCGCCCAGCTCGGGCACTGGCTGGGCGCGAAGTACGGGCGCCGGATGTTCGACAAGCCGGACTCGAAACTCTTCAAGCGGGAGTACGTCGAGAAGGCGGAGTACTACTTCGAGAAGTTCGGCCCGGCCAAGGCCGTCGTGCTGGCGCGCTTCATCCCGATCGTCCGCACGTTCCTCAACCCGGTCGCCGGCACGCTCGGCATGCCGGCCCGCCAGTTCCTGGTGTGGAACATCGTGGGCGCCATCCTCTGGACCGACGGCATCATCCTGCTCGGCTACCTGCTGGCGCAACAGATCTACGACACCATCGGCGACCAGATCGACCACTACATCCTGCCGGTGGTCGTGCTGATCGTCCTGATCTCGGTGCTGCCCATCGGTATCGAGATCCTGCGTGAGCGGAAGGCGAAGAAGAAGGGACTGCACAAGGGCCCGGAGCCGGCGGCCGCCATCGGTGTCGTCGCCGCGGCCAGCGTCGCGGGCATGGCCGACGCCGCCCGCCACGAGTTCCAGGACTTCCAGGAGCACCACCACCAGGCCCCGCAGCAGCCGGCCTACCCGCAGCAGGCTCAGCCGCAGGCCCACCCCAACCAGCAGGCGTACGGGCAGCCCGCCTACCCGCAGCCGCAGCCGCAGTACCCGCCCCAGCAGTACGGGCAGCAGCAACCCTACGGCGACCAGCAGCAGTGGCCGCCGCGCAACTGA
- a CDS encoding polynucleotide kinase-phosphatase, with amino-acid sequence MILDVPELSLVALVGISGSGKSTFAARHWAPTQVLSSDFFRGLVADDENDQSASSDAFDVLHYVAGKRLAAGRLTVVDATNLQSHARAGLVKVAREHDVLPTAIVLDVPESLAWERTQARTDRTFGRQVITRMHRDLRRSLGQLAKEGFRKIHVLRGVDEIAAAEIRYEKLFNDLKSEHGPFDIIGDVHGCRAELEALLGKLGWQLVRDERDRPVDAVHPEGRKAVFVGDLVDRGPDSPGVLRLVMGMVAAGHAICVPGNHEQKLARKLNGRNVQLTHGLPETLEQLEAEDPAFVAEVRVFIDGLVSHYVLDDGNLVVAHAGLKEAYHGRASGRVRSFALYGETTGETDEYGLPVRYPWAREYRGSAAVVYGHVPTPVPEWINNTICLDTGCVFGGALTALRWPSRELVAVPAAKEYYAPVRPLLTTPAKPDQGLDIADVTGRRHIDYGYGQTTVPAENAAAALEVMGRFSVDPETLVWLPPTMAPCTSSTVEGYLEHPSSAFADLRAAGVERVVCEEKHMGSRAVVRVSVTGTGDAVWTRTGRPFFGPELDGPLLARIRAAAAPLFAELETGWLLLDTELLPWSAKAGSLIRDQYAGVGAAGRAALPAALTVLERVAGRGLDVGGLRDRLELRATEIEGFSAAYRAYVKPTDGLSGVTLAPFAVLAGAGVSYANRDHDWHLALADRLVAADPELFTPTRRMIVDLDDPAAEAAATEWWLTLTAAGGEGMVVKPWAGLARTDAKGRLVQPGVKCRGREYLRIIYGPEYTRPEQLDQLRRRNLGRKRSLALREHGLGLAALDRLAEGSPAWRVHELVFAILAAESEPVDPRL; translated from the coding sequence ATGATCCTCGACGTTCCCGAGCTGTCGCTCGTGGCCCTGGTCGGCATCTCCGGTTCCGGCAAGTCGACCTTCGCGGCCCGGCACTGGGCGCCCACCCAGGTCCTCTCCTCGGACTTCTTCCGTGGCCTGGTGGCCGACGACGAGAACGACCAGTCCGCCTCGTCCGACGCGTTCGACGTGCTGCACTACGTGGCCGGCAAGCGGCTGGCCGCCGGCCGGCTGACCGTGGTGGACGCCACCAACCTCCAGTCGCACGCCCGGGCCGGCCTGGTCAAGGTGGCCCGCGAGCACGACGTGCTGCCGACGGCGATCGTGCTGGACGTGCCGGAGTCACTGGCCTGGGAGCGCACGCAGGCCCGTACGGACCGGACCTTCGGGCGCCAGGTGATCACCCGGATGCACCGTGACCTGCGGCGTTCTCTCGGGCAGCTGGCCAAGGAGGGCTTCCGCAAGATCCACGTGCTGCGCGGGGTGGACGAGATCGCCGCCGCCGAGATCCGCTACGAGAAGCTCTTCAACGACCTGAAGAGCGAGCACGGGCCGTTCGACATCATCGGCGACGTGCACGGCTGCCGGGCCGAGCTGGAGGCGCTGCTCGGCAAGCTGGGCTGGCAGCTGGTCCGCGACGAGCGCGACCGGCCGGTCGACGCCGTGCACCCGGAGGGCCGCAAGGCGGTCTTCGTCGGTGACCTGGTCGACCGCGGCCCGGATTCGCCGGGAGTCCTGCGGCTGGTCATGGGCATGGTGGCGGCCGGGCACGCGATCTGTGTGCCGGGCAACCACGAGCAGAAGCTGGCTCGCAAGCTGAACGGGCGCAACGTCCAGCTCACCCACGGTCTGCCGGAGACCCTGGAGCAGCTCGAGGCGGAGGACCCGGCGTTCGTCGCCGAGGTGCGGGTCTTCATCGACGGCCTGGTCAGCCACTACGTGCTCGACGACGGCAACCTGGTGGTGGCGCACGCCGGTCTCAAGGAGGCCTACCACGGGCGGGCCTCGGGCCGGGTGCGCAGTTTCGCGCTCTACGGCGAGACCACCGGCGAGACCGACGAGTACGGTCTGCCGGTCCGCTACCCCTGGGCCCGGGAGTACCGCGGCTCGGCCGCCGTCGTCTACGGCCACGTCCCCACCCCGGTCCCGGAGTGGATCAACAACACCATCTGCCTGGACACCGGTTGCGTCTTCGGCGGCGCGCTCACCGCGCTCCGCTGGCCGTCGCGCGAGCTGGTCGCGGTCCCGGCCGCGAAGGAGTACTACGCGCCGGTCCGGCCTCTGCTCACGACTCCGGCCAAACCCGATCAGGGCCTGGACATCGCGGACGTGACGGGCCGTCGGCACATCGATTACGGGTACGGGCAGACCACCGTCCCCGCCGAGAACGCGGCCGCGGCCCTGGAGGTCATGGGGCGGTTCTCGGTCGACCCGGAGACCCTGGTCTGGCTGCCGCCCACGATGGCGCCGTGCACGAGCTCGACCGTGGAGGGCTACCTGGAGCACCCGTCCTCGGCCTTCGCGGACCTGCGTGCCGCCGGGGTGGAGCGGGTGGTGTGCGAGGAGAAGCACATGGGCTCCCGGGCCGTGGTGCGGGTCTCCGTCACCGGCACGGGCGACGCCGTCTGGACCCGGACCGGCCGCCCGTTCTTCGGCCCGGAGCTGGACGGGCCGTTGCTGGCCCGCATCCGGGCCGCGGCCGCCCCGCTCTTCGCCGAGCTGGAGACCGGCTGGCTGCTCCTGGACACCGAGTTGCTGCCCTGGTCGGCGAAGGCGGGCAGCCTCATCCGGGACCAGTACGCCGGGGTCGGTGCGGCCGGCCGGGCCGCACTCCCCGCCGCGCTCACGGTGCTGGAGCGGGTGGCCGGGCGCGGGCTCGACGTCGGCGGACTGCGGGACCGGCTGGAGCTGCGGGCCACCGAGATCGAGGGATTCTCGGCGGCCTACCGGGCCTATGTGAAACCGACCGACGGCCTCTCCGGGGTCACCCTCGCTCCGTTCGCCGTGCTGGCGGGCGCCGGGGTCTCGTACGCGAACAGGGACCACGACTGGCACCTGGCGCTGGCGGACCGCCTGGTCGCGGCAGACCCGGAGCTCTTCACGCCCACCCGGCGGATGATCGTCGACCTGGACGATCCGGCGGCGGAGGCCGCCGCCACCGAGTGGTGGCTGACACTGACGGCGGCCGGCGGGGAGGGCATGGTGGTCAAGCCGTGGGCCGGGCTCGCCCGGACCGACGCGAAGGGCCGTCTCGTTCAGCCCGGCGTGAAGTGCCGTGGCCGTGAGTACCTGCGGATCATCTACGGCCCGGAGTACACCCGGCCGGAACAGCTGGACCAGCTCCGCCGGCGGAACCTGGGCCGGAAACGGTCGCTGGCTCTGCGTGAGCACGGTCTCGGTCTGGCGGCGCTGGACCGGCTGGCCGAGGGTTCTCCGGCCTGGCGGGTGCACGAGCTGGTCTTCGCGATCCTGGCAGCCGAGTCGGAACCGGTGGATCCCCGCTTGTGA